GTGGCGCGGTCCATTTCCCCGCCTTCAATGCCCGTCTGTTTTTCGAGCAGCTGCGCCGCAACACGCTTGAAGGTGCTTTTGCCGACCCGATCCATGGTGGCAATCGTCATATGCAAGGCTGGATGTTGCTGGGCTTCCCCGGCTCACGCGCCGATTTCATGGACTGGGTCAATCAGGAAGGGGCGGCCTATCCCTTCGGCCCCGTATCAATCGACGGCCAGAAGGCCTGACCCCGTTTATTACCGAGTATCAGACGCATGACTTCAAAACGGACTGACGTTGTCATCATTGGGGCCGGCTGGGCAGGCGCCATCCTCGCCAAGGAAATGCGCGAGGCAGGGCGAGATGTCGTCATGCTTGAGCGCGGACCCGAGCGTAAAACAGCCGATGAAGGAACATATCCCGGCTCCATCGACGAATTGCGCGGGGCCATTCGCCATCGCCTTTTCCAGAACCCGGCCAAAACGACCGTCACCATCCGCAACACCATCAATCAGACAGCCCTGCCCTACAGGCAGCTGGCCGCATTCCTTCCAGGTGAAGGCGTCGGGGGTGCCGGTCTGCACTGGTCCGGTGTGCATTTTCGCGCTGCCCCGGATGACCTTCGACTCAAAAGCCACGTCATCGAACGCTATGGCGCAAAATTCATTCCTGAAACGATGAATCTGCAAGATTACGGCGTCACCTACGAGGAACTGGAACCATTTTTCGACAAGGCGGAAAAGGTTTTCGGCACTTCAGGTGAAGCTTACAAAATCAACGGGCAGATTATCGGAAAGGGGAACGTTTTCGCCCCGTCCCGCAGCGACAACTTCCCACTGCCTGCGATGCGGGATGTCTACACCGCCAGCCTGTTCCGAAAGGCAAGTGCGGAGGCTGGCTATCATCCCTATTCCCTGCCAGCCGCAAATGCCTCGAAACAATATACGAATACCTACGGCCTTCAGATGGGGCCATGCAATTTCTGCGGTTACTGTAGCGGCTACGACTGCTACATGTATTCCAAGGCATCACCCAACATCAATATCCTGCCCGCGCTCCGCAACGACCCCGAATTCACCCTGATTACCGATGCTCATGTGTTGAGGGTCAATCTGGACAGCGATCGCCGCAAGGCGACCGGCGTGACCTATCTCGACCAACGTGAAAACCGCGAGAAAACCATCGAGGCGGAACTGGTCATTCTCGCGGCCTTCCAGTTCCACAATGTCCACCTCATGCTTCTTTCCGGTATCGGCAAACCCTATGACCCGGTCAGTAATACCGGCGTGGTAGGACGTAATTTCGTCTATCAGACCATCACAACGTCCCGGGCATGGCTTTCTGAAAACCAGTATACCAACCAGTTTATCGGGGCAGGCGGCGCAGGCGTCGCCATAGACGATTTCAACAGCGATAATTTCGATCACGGCCCGCTGGGCTTCATCGGCGGGTCACCCATCTGGGTCAACCAGGCCGGTGTCAAACCGATCGCTGCCGCCATGACAGGCGGCGGGAAATCCGCCCCGCGCTGGGGAGCCGGCTACAAGGCGGGGCTTGTCGACACCTACAGGCATTCGATGGCCATGGACGCGCATGGCAGCAACATGGCCTATCGCGACGTCTATCTTGATCTGGATCCGACCTGGAAAGACAGTTACGGCCAGCCACTTCTGCGCATGACCTTCACGTGGAAGGAAAACGACATCCGCATGAACCAGTATGTCGTGGGCAAGATCGAACCGATCATGAAAGCCCTTGGGGCCAGACGCTACGAGCTGGGCAGGCTCGAACATGGGGAGGCCTTCGATACACGACGCTATCAGACCACCCATCTGGGCGGAGGGGCGGTTATGGGTACAAGCCCACAGGACAGCGCCCTGAACCGCTACCTGCAGAGCTGGGATGTCTCGAACGTTTTTGTCATCGGCTCCAATGCCTTTCCCCAGGGCATGGGTTACAACCCGACAGGCACCGTTGCGGCCCTGGCTTACTGGGCGGCGTATCATATCCGCACCCAGTATCTCTCACAGCCCGGCCCGCTGGTCTCGCTATGATGAAGCGCCTGTCTTTCCTGCTCGCCACGGGCTTTACCCTCATCGGTACATTCGCGGTCCCGCCGATGGGTCACGCCCAGACTACCGATCACCGCGGCCTGATCGATCAGGGACGTTACGTGGCCGAGGCGGCCGATTGTTCAGCCTGTCACACCCACGACCCTTCTGCCCCCTATGCGGGTGGCAATCCTTTCGTCCTGCCAATCGGCACACTCTATGCGCCCAACATCACGCCTGATGCGCAGCATGGGATCGGCACCTATACTGAAGCCGACTTCACCAGAGCCCTCCGTAAGGGCATCGGCAGAAACGGCAAACCCCTTTATCCGGCCATGCCGTTCCCGTCCTACGCGCGCATGACCGACGCCGATATCCATGCGCTGTGGATCTATTTCCGCGAGGGTGTCGCGCCACTCGCCAAAGCCCCGCCAGCAAATACCATACCCTGGCCTCTCTCAATGCGTTGGCCCATGACGCTATGGCGCTGGGCCTTTGCGCCCACGCCCAAGGCTGCGATGGCCAATGCCAACCGCTCCTTCGGCTCCGCTGAGATCGCGCGCGGGGCCTATCTAGTGGAGGGTCCCGGTCATTGCGGGGCATGCCACACGCCCCGTGCCCTGACCATGCAGGAAAAATCGCTGTCCAGCGATCAGGGCTCCACCTATCTGGCAGGTGGTGGCGCCGTGGATGGCTGGACGCCGGTCAATCTCCGGCAGGACGATAGAACAGGTCTGGGGCGATGGAGTGAGGAGGACATTGTGGCCTTCCTTGCCACCGGTCGAAACCAGCATGGATCGGCATTTGGTGGCATGAGCGAAGCCATCGTGCATGGCACACAACATCTGAGCGATGCCGATCTCCACGCCATTGCGCGCTATCTCAAGACGGAACTCCCAGCGCGCAAGAAAGAGACACCATGGCAGGCCGATATGACCGTAGCCAATGCGCTGCATGAAGGGCATCTGCCGGATCATGGCGCACAGGTCTATGTCGATCGGTGCGCCGCCTGTCATCGCACTGATGGACATGGCTACGCACCAGCCTTCCCGCCTCTGGCAGGTAATCCCACCCTTATGGACAAGGATCCCGGATCACTCATTCTGATCGTCCTGCGTGGCGCAAGCGTACCCGCTACCGCCAAGGCGCAATCATCACTGACCATGCCGGGATTTGGTCACGTCCTGACCGATCAGGATATTGCCGATGTCGTGACATTCATACGCCATAGTTGGGGCAACACGGGTAGCGCTGTAACGGCAGACGATGTCCGCTCTTTCCGGGCACACAACGCCGAGTGGATCAGGAACACGGCGTCCAATCCACTGAACTGATATTCCGGCACTGAAGATATGCGCTAAACATCTTCAGCGGCCTCAATAGAGAAACCGATAGATCAGGCACCCCTGAAAGCCCCGCCCACCGGCTGTCACCTCTCCCGCTTGGCGGGCCATATAAGCGCCTCCGCCACCTGCCCCGTATTTGGTGGCAGTCAGCCCGAGCAACGCCCCTGCCTTGCCACCACCGCCCCATGGTCCATCGGCACCGTTCCCGGCGAAAACCAGATTGCCGAACTGCCCGTCACTGCCTGCGCCACCATTCTGGTTCCACAGAATCCCGCCAGCAGCACTGCCGCCGCTGCCTCCGCAGGAATTCCGTGCGGCCGAAAAATATCCAGCTTCTCCCCCATCGGCAGAAAGAAGAGGCTGGCCGCCATAGGTTACGTAGCTCGGCCCACCTTTCTGATCCGGACCGCCCCCCAGACCGATCGTGACCGACAATGTGCGGTCGTGCGCCGGATCGAGCGCATAGATCCCCCATGCATCGCCCCCGGCACCACCACCCGCTCCCGAAAAAGCCCCGGCATCAGGTGAGATAACACTGCAAGATGCACCGCCACCGCCCGCACCAATAAGCCGCAGCTCAACCTGTTTCGCCCAGTCCGGAATAGTCAAAAGACCGCTCGTCGCGCAAACAGCATAAGGCTGACTCACCTGCTGGGCAAAATCCATCGTCGCAAACTGGGTCAAATGCGGCATGAACGCTGCCCCCGGCTGTGCCACAACCCCCGACAGGGTTTGTGCGCCCGCAGGAATTGTCACCTCGTAAAGGGGCACAATCACAGCACCGGCGACGGCTGGCGGATCGGAAGCCATGACAAACGCGATGCGCCCCGTCCTGCGCGTAGGCAGCGCCTTACCGCGGTTATCAGGCCCCGCCATGGTCTGGTCCGGCTGATCGGCATTATAAAAAGGCAGAACATCCGGACTGTCATCCTGCTCGCTGCAGATCGCAAAGAGCGTTAACGTAGCACCAGTCAAAGAAACAGGAATGTGCTGGACTTCGTCGTTATAAAACAGGCTCGGAACAATCGCGGGCGCCGCTGCGAGCCCCGCAGAAACACTTCCGATATGGGAGCCATCCAGCGCATAGGGCGCAATGATCGTTCCCGGCCCGACAGAGACCGACAGATCCGATAACGAGACCACACAAGCAAGACCCGATGCCATAACCGTCTGGCTACCCAGCAGGATCTCTGCAAGTCGTCCCACACCTTCCTTCGCGTAGCGGCCAAGACGCAGGAGATCCGTATCAAAGGGCACGGCGCCTGAATAGATGATTGGACGATCCATTAAGCTTCCATCCTTACCCATGCGATCACGCCGCACGCCTTTACCGCCTTGATTGCGGCATACAGTTCGAATTGCTGAACCGGCAGTTTCGGAAAAACCTCAATGACAAACTGCCCGCCATGTCGCGCCCCATACCGGCTGCGCACAGCGCCATAGCCACCCAGATGACACCATGCACCGCAATCACGCGCTGTCCCCGTTTCGATGATCCGAGGGGCTGCACCAGAGATTTGACGCACAGCCTCCGACACCGCCTGTCGTGTGTTGCGTGGCGCTACCAGATCTGCAGCAATGCGTCGGCGCAGATGGCTGTCCTTTTCGAGGGGCAGGCGCGCAGTTTTTCCGGATCCGAAATAATCAATGAGCGCCATATCCAGAAAGGCACCACTCGTCGTCCCAAGGCGTGTCTGGGCTCGCACAACCCCCATCAGCTGCCATATATAGGCCAATACCGCTCCGAACCCGGTCAGAAGCGCCTGCAACACCGGCGCTTCTTCCAACTCATCGCCCCGATAGGCTGGAAACCATCCCTGCGGTAGCAGAAGGCGCATACGGCGAGCGAAATCGCGCGCCGTACCGGGTGCTATGCCCGTATCATACAAAAGCTTCCGGTCGGTTGCCTGAAGCCCATCCAGATCCCGGTCTCGCAGAAGAGCCATCAGCCACCCACCTGCTCAACAGTGAATAGCGGGACGCGATAATCCGTGCCGTTCACGTTCAGATGCAAAAAACCACCTTCTGCCCTCGCAGGTACCGCGGCTCCCGGGCTGGCAACGGGCGATGACATCTGTATTTCTCCACCCGCAGCTGGGTAAAGGCCGAGATTGGGCGATCCGCTATCACCCTTCTGCACATATAGTCCCGCAGCACCGAGGCCACTGCCGGCCTGTATATTGAGCGTATTGGTGGGCGACAGATTGGGCGACACCGAGAAGAGCAGTTGCCCCGCCATATTGGTCACAAGCAGACCATCATCCGAAAACTGCACACGCTGGCCGTTTGCAGTGCGCGTCACCGTCGAAAACAGCATGGCCCCAGCATCCAGCCCCTGCACATGCTCCCGCGTCTCTGGTGTGCGCCACTCAATGCCCTGATTACACGCCATCGAGACCGCGTTTCCATAGCCCCCGTCATTACCATTCGTTCCGGCAAGCGACGTGTTGCTGAACAGAATACCGGTTTTCCAGGAATCAGGATTGTTGACGAACACAATCCCGGCCTCACAATCAGCCGTTCCTTCGGTCTGCCCGCCACCAGCACCGATCTGTATGGCGTAGGTGCCGCCACCGCAATTCGGATGATAGGGTGTCGACACACCGTAAGCTGGTCCACCCAGATTGACGGCCTCAAGCTCCATGACAAAGCTCGGCTGGTAATTGACGCCCGGCATACGCCAGGCCTCACCGTAATAAGCGTAGGCTGTGGTCTGGGTCGGGCTCGTCGTATCATCAGCGATCCCCCAAGCTGCCATCCCGATCGAACTGGGAACATGACCCAGCTTGTCGCGTGACTTGAGTGCATCGGACGTACGTGATCCTGCAACAAAGGCACTGTTGCCAAACCGGGCGAGGCATGCCGCCTGGGCATTTTCCAGCGCCCAGGGCCCGATGGACGTCGTCGCCATCAACGCTGAAAGCCAGTCCTGTCGGTCTACGTCACGCGTATTGAGCGCCGGGTAATCGGCGGCAGCGCCGATAAAGAACCGGTCGCCATAGCGACTGACCTTGGCACCCTCCTCGGCAAAGAATTCACCGCTGGCCGGTGAGTCGGCTGGTGCGCCGGCAATTTGGCTTGCTGTGGCATTGAGCGTCTCGACACCATCTGATGTCGCAACGACAAGAACTTCCGCCCCACCGATAGAGGGGATTGGAAAATAACTGTTGAATTTCGGCATTACCCCTCCTGAACGATCTGTACGGAGATCGTGCCTGGGAAAAGCGATTGACTGGCTTCCCCCACAATATCTTCCTGCGCGTTATTCAGACGTATCTGCGATATCGACAGCACTGCATCACCCGCCGCCGCATAGGCCACATAGCCAAGCCGACTATAGGCGTATCCGCCCCCGATACGTGACGCCCGGATATCAGCGCTGATGGCCTCGAGCAGAGTACGCTGCACCGTATCGGCATCAGCGCCGAGAGTTATGCTCACAACCATCGAAACCGAGACAGAAAACATGACGGGTCGCTGGACGGCAAAGCCAACACCAAGGGCCTTGCAGGCATCAACCTGAGCATACACACGGCGTAGCACCTGGTCAGGCACTGCATCGCTTCCATCGTCGACAACAACCGTGAAATACCCCTGACGCGTCGTCCCATCCGGCGCCACACCATCAAAAATCGCGTAGTCCAGATTATTCTGGGTTTCAGCAATGGCGCTTTCCACTGCGGCCCGTGAGGCGCTTGCCTTGGCGGCAAGCCAGAGCGGGAAACGCTGCCGAAGCTGGGCGTCAGTCTCCTGATCTGCCCCATTGGCAAAAGCGGCTTCATTGGTGACGATATCAATCCCGGCAACCGACGTGCCCATAAGCGATATGGCACCTGTCGCAACATTACCCTGAACGCCCTCCAGAAGGGCCTCTACGGGCAAGGTAAGCGAGGCTACGCCAGTCGGGCGGACATACCCCCGCGTCGCACTCGACCAACGTTCGTGGGTTGTATCGGCAATAACCTGAAACGTCACAGCCGCCGCTGTTCTTACCGTGACGCCAGGTCGCACCACAGCCGAGATATCCTGAAAGGAAAAACAGGTCATGGTGACGGATCCCAGCGCCTTCACGCCGGGCAGTCGTGTCATGCCAAAATCCCCGACGAAGCTGTCGCAGTCAGCGCCACTCGATGTCGCAAGCCGTGTCCGACACAGTACCTGCATCAGCATGTATTGCAGCCAGAGCCCAAGTCCCGAAACGCTCTCGACAAGCGCACGCCCTGGCGTTCCTATATCGAGTGTCAGTTTTCCTGCGCAGCTCGCTTGCGCCGTAACAACCGCCGTCTGAACAAGGGATGAGAAAGAACGCAGAGAAAACGCCATGAGCTTCCTGATTCCATGCCGGCGCGAGCCGAGCTGGGCTCAGATCGTGCCATCCTGATTGAATGTGAATGTCTGCCGGTCTGATCCATCGCGCCCGCTATAGGTGATCGTGCACAGATAAGTACCCGGCGCCTTGGCCTGCAGTTCGACTGTCACGGGCTGGGTCTGATCGACACCGGCTTCAAGGCCGAGCTGACTTGTAATCAGCCCCCGTGTTTCGACCTCGGCGATAGGCATACCGATACGGGCAGGCAGGCCAGCCCCATAATCGACATGCCAGAGATAGGCACCGGGGTTTGTACACAGTCGGCGCAGGATGGATTGTCGTGTTAGCAGATCTCCCGACGCCTCGCGCAGGCTGCCAGCAGGATCACAAAACAGATCCTCGCCAAAAACGTGATAAAAATCGCTCATCCGACAGGCTTTCCCGTCATCCCGTTGGCATAGGGGTGCACATGGGCGTCGAGACTATGCAGATCTGTGCGCACATCACCGCCCGAAACAGAAAGATTACCCCCCGAAACCCGTACACCCGCACCGGATATCTCCAGTCCACCTTCTCCCAGACTCATCTGCACCGTCCCGGCACGCAACACGATGGATGATTGCCCGACGACACAGCGCAAGTTCCCTGCCCCGAATGAGACACCCTCGCGCTGGATATGAAACCACCCCCCTTCCCCGGACTGGCCCTGCCCCTCTTCAGAAGGGGCACCGCACCCTGTACGCACAAGCAATTCCCCGGGCTGCGCCACCTTGCCCGTCTGGGGTGAAATCGCGGGACCAGCCACCACGTCGAAGAGTACCGATGTGATGACGAAGTTTTCGCCATCCCCCTCAATCGGCATCAGCAGAACATGAGTGCCGATCGCGCAGGGACATGACAAACGCAGGTCGCCAACTTGTGTCAGCGCCGCGTCGGGCAGCCAGCCTGTTTCAGTATCATCAGGCTGCAGACGTACCTTCACCGCATGACTTGAGGGGTCTACCGCGCAAACGATCCCATGCACCGCATGGGTTACACGCATCTGGTGAGCTGCTGCCCATACCGGATTATCCATCATACCCCCTTCAGAAAATACGGTCCCGAAGCGTGACTTCCTGCCGATATCCCTGGGAGAGATCGAAAAAATGATCGACCGCATCCACCGACAGTGTCCTTGGTCGATCTATCATCTCTCCTCCCAGCTTAATGAAATGACGCGGCTCCAGCTCCGCAATGGCTGGCAATGAGAGCCTGGCTTCACAGGCATGAGAGACGATCCGACGATGCTTCCCCTGCGCCAATCGCCTAATATCGTCCATGCGCAGGCCAGGCCCCCGAAACGTATAAAGCGCTGCACCCGATGCAGGGGGCTCTGTGGAAAATTCCTGCCCATCATAAAAGATTTCGCTTCTCGCGCGCTGGCGCGAATCCCATGAGCGCACACCGACCGATACCGCCCCACTCAGACCGAAATCATAACGAAAATGCTGCATCGTCATGCCGTCCGGTTCAAAAATCTGACCACTATCGGCATCTGATGGACGGTTGATGATGATTGCTCGTCCACGGGCCTGACATTCATAGCCGTGATCACGCGCCAACGAAAAAGCCAGATCAAAAGCCGTCTGATAGCGATGCTGCGCACTGGCGGACAAACGTCTGTGCTCCAGCTGCCAGAACTGCCCGCAATAATAATCCCCAGCGATATCGTTCCCGTTCAGGTCGCTCTGAAACTCCAGTCCGGCAGCCCGCGCAGCCTGCTGGACAATCTCGATAGCTGTCTGATTGCTCCACGAGCGTGTAAGACGCGTATCCAGCAAAAAACAGAGATAGTCCCGACACTCCAGACGAAACGATACCGGATCATTCTCTCGCGTTATGGCATCCAGTGCCCCGTGAAACACACTGCGCCATCCAGCCTCGCCCGCAAGGCGATCAATCACCTGTAACTCTATATCCGGCCTGTCAAAACCACTCCGCCCTGTGAGGCGGGAAAACAGGGCAGATCCATCCTGCGCGGCGATAACAATATGCGCCGTGTCGCACCGTTCATATCGCGTGCATTGCAATCGGAAACCGCAAACATGCACGCCCTCCGGGCTCGTTCCATCGAGAAGAAGTCGAACCTGCCAGCTTCGGATCCTGCCCGTCATACCTCTGGCAACCCTCCCGTCTGCCCGACTGACGCCTCATCCGGCAGCAGGATCTGCACCGGCACCTCAAAGCCGGACAGATCCGGGTCGCTCATCCCGTTGCACGCGGCAATCCGCCACCATTGCAAGGCATCACCAAAATAGCGGACCGCCAGATGGAAAAGCGACACATCGTCGCACGTCACCTGTATCTTCATCGCAATTCTCCCGATTCATATTCATGACAGGCCGAAACCCAACGCCATGATTTCAACCGGCCAGAGTGCGCAGTGCCCGGTTCGCATAACTGCTGGCCTCGACACCCAAAACAGACGCCCCGGCATTTTGTGAAAGCAAGGACAGAGCGCCCGCGCCATTCACCGCGCCGGCTTCCATTGCCGCTCCAGCGTCCTGCGTGACTTGTCCTAGTTCACGAGCGGCAACAGAAAGCGGCGCCGTCACCGAAACTGCCGCCGTTGGCACCCGCGATACAGACATGGCCGTCTGCCAAAGCGCGCTTGCCTTACCCAAAGCAGCCTGCGCACGCGCCACCCCACCACCCGCGCCCAGAACCTGCGCAACCGGCATGATTTGACCCGTCAGTGAGGTCAGCATGGTCGTACCAACCCATCCAGCCTCCGACATCTCCCCCAGCAGGCCCGCTATCGTGCTCAAACCGCTACCCAGATCAGCCCCCGCTATTTCCCCCATGCTCAGGGAAATAGCGGGCGGCAAAGCCTCGCGCTCCAGCACAAGCCTGTAGGGACAAATCGTGCCCCGCGCCTGATACGACCAGGTAAATTCGGCAATCCAGACCCTGGCCGATAAATCCGCAACCGAGAAGGAAAGCGCTCGCGAAGCCTCACGCATGGCCTCGACCCGTCTCGCCCGCAGAGTCGCCAAGGGACCGACAAAGCGACCGGTCAAGACCAGCCGTGTGGGATCATTCCCGACAGCATCGATAACGCGGCCGCCACCGAGAAGCCGATGGATCACCAGTAATTGCCGGCCACCCATCACAAGTTCGTCCGGGACTTCCGCCCCACTGAGGATCAGATCACCCAGCACGACCGGTGCTGACCTGTCGATCAGTCCTATTGCTCCAAGGGCATTTTCCATCTCGAGAAGCGACACACCCATGCGTAACCCTCCTACTTCAGCCCGATGCTCATATTCGGATATTGAGGCGTGGCGATCTCATCAATCATTGCGCCGTAACTCCGCATGGATAGCGCGCGGGACATACTGGTCAGTATCGGCAGATATTGCCCATCACTCTGAGAGGATCGTTCGGCGGCGGCCCACCCCTCCTCATGCTGCAAATGCCCGGTTCGTCCAGCCCCGCTGCCAACCGAACTCCCCTTCGCACCCGGCAAGGAAAAGGGTGGCAAGACTGCCAGATCCCTGTCTCTAGCAACCGGTAGTCGCATTGCGGAAATACCGCGCTCCCGCGGCCCTGAAGCCACGCGAATGACAGAATGAGTCGGTGGCCGCGCCACAGCATCTAGGGCCGGGCCTTTCGGCCCAGTCCCCGATGCCGGAGATAACGGCATAACGCCGACAAATCGCCTGGCATGTGCCCGCAGGCCTACCCCGACATGACCTGTCAAACTGCCCCTGTCTGTGGAGACAGACGGCTTTTCCCGCGCACCCATACCCTGCAACTGCCCATACGATATCAAGCCAGATCGGCGTCGCAACGTAGTATCAGAAAACGCGACAGACTTCGTTGTCGCATCTGAATACCTGAAGGACGAAATATCAGAACGGACCGGCATAACAGATGAGAGAACAACCCCCCTTCCAGCTTCCGACATGGCCGGGTGACCAATCAAGGGTTTGAAAGGACCCAACAGATGAGCCCCCGCAATGGCGGAAACGTCCAGCCCTCGCGATCTCCGCGCATCCGATACCTGCGATACCCCCGTGTTTCTCGCTCTGGTGGATAAGGACAGCACAGAACGCGACACTGTTCCCGCAGGAAAAAAAGCCGAAGCGCGGCTATCGCGTAATTGGCTCGACCGGGCCAAGAGGGCCCTGCGCCGCAGCGGCACAAACGAGTGGCTCCCCCCCGAACGTCGCAGCACCGAGAGCCATACATCCCCGACCTTGCCCCTGAATCCAGGCATATGAAACTGCATGATTTTCCCTCAGCGTGATCAGGCTTGGTCTTGCCGGTAACAGCACGCCTCCCAGTCAAACTGGAATCCGTCCATTTCTGCCATGACAATGCAGGCGGCCACACGTCTGGCCCGTGTCCACCCCATGACGACCGACCACGGCACCCCGTTTTTCACGAGATAAAGCGTCTCACGAAAAACAGGGTGCCGCGTCAGTTTTTTGCTGGCGCCATAACGACGTCATTTTCTTGCACCGCCCCGTCATAGACAGATTGCAATGCTGCAAGCCCATCATTGCCAATCCTGCGCGCCAGATCCTTGATCTCGTCCTTGGTCTGGGGCATCTGCACCGGCACACCATCAACGGCGCGAACCGAACAGATCATCTGTGCATAGGCCAGCCAGGGTGATGCCGAAGGTCCGGACACAGCGCTCCCCGCCGCCTCGATCAGATCAAGCATGTCGCCCGGATCGAGTTCGCAAAGGCTGAGCTTGCGCCCCGAACCGAATTCCAGTGTCTCAGGCAACATACTCAAGATATCTTGCTCCTCAGCGAGGCATAGAATTGCACATGCTGATGAATCATTCCCTCCGCCTGCCAGCGATCCGTCTTCAAGGACAGCGATACACCGCTATATTCCCAGGTGCTGGTCGTGCCGTCTGGCTCACGGATATACTGGTAAAGCGTTCCGCTCCCGATACTGCCAGCATTCCAGAAAGCGGCCTCGATCGCTGCCACCAGACTGTCGAGATTGGCATTGGCCCTGGCAATCGTGAAAATCCCGCGCCAGCCGCTGGGCGTATTGAATTCAACAGGCAGTCCATTCAGCGGCGTGGCCCGCTGAATGATCGTATGTTGCTCTGACTGGAACCCGGTCACATCACGCAGATCAATGCGTGACCCGTTCCAAAGCAGCGTGATCCTGCAATCCCGCCCGATACTATAGGGGTTCGCCATCAATCACACACTCCCACTGGCAGTGCTGACGCTCACCGAAGCGCCTCCCTGCAGGTTGATGATGAATTTTTCATTGATGCCCTGGTACTGCACCTGCACATCAGCCTGCACATATCCCGTCGCAATGCGCTCAGTGGGATTATTCGTCGCATCGCAGATCACCGCGTAAGGCAATCTGCCTCCTGTCACACCGAGGATGTTCTGCGACAGCAGGCCCGAGAGAAAGCCAAGAAGCGAGGCACGAATATTACCAAACAGTGTATCGTTGATCACACTACCAACATACTGCCCCATC
The sequence above is drawn from the Asaia bogorensis NBRC 16594 genome and encodes:
- a CDS encoding glycine-rich domain-containing protein, yielding MDRPIIYSGAVPFDTDLLRLGRYAKEGVGRLAEILLGSQTVMASGLACVVSLSDLSVSVGPGTIIAPYALDGSHIGSVSAGLAAAPAIVPSLFYNDEVQHIPVSLTGATLTLFAICSEQDDSPDVLPFYNADQPDQTMAGPDNRGKALPTRRTGRIAFVMASDPPAVAGAVIVPLYEVTIPAGAQTLSGVVAQPGAAFMPHLTQFATMDFAQQVSQPYAVCATSGLLTIPDWAKQVELRLIGAGGGGASCSVISPDAGAFSGAGGGAGGDAWGIYALDPAHDRTLSVTIGLGGGPDQKGGPSYVTYGGQPLLSADGGEAGYFSAARNSCGGSGGSAAGGILWNQNGGAGSDGQFGNLVFAGNGADGPWGGGGKAGALLGLTATKYGAGGGGAYMARQAGEVTAGGRGFQGCLIYRFLY
- a CDS encoding baseplate J/gp47 family protein: MAFSLRSFSSLVQTAVVTAQASCAGKLTLDIGTPGRALVESVSGLGLWLQYMLMQVLCRTRLATSSGADCDSFVGDFGMTRLPGVKALGSVTMTCFSFQDISAVVRPGVTVRTAAAVTFQVIADTTHERWSSATRGYVRPTGVASLTLPVEALLEGVQGNVATGAISLMGTSVAGIDIVTNEAAFANGADQETDAQLRQRFPLWLAAKASASRAAVESAIAETQNNLDYAIFDGVAPDGTTRQGYFTVVVDDGSDAVPDQVLRRVYAQVDACKALGVGFAVQRPVMFSVSVSMVVSITLGADADTVQRTLLEAISADIRASRIGGGYAYSRLGYVAYAAAGDAVLSISQIRLNNAQEDIVGEASQSLFPGTISVQIVQEG
- a CDS encoding GMC family oxidoreductase, producing the protein MTSKRTDVVIIGAGWAGAILAKEMREAGRDVVMLERGPERKTADEGTYPGSIDELRGAIRHRLFQNPAKTTVTIRNTINQTALPYRQLAAFLPGEGVGGAGLHWSGVHFRAAPDDLRLKSHVIERYGAKFIPETMNLQDYGVTYEELEPFFDKAEKVFGTSGEAYKINGQIIGKGNVFAPSRSDNFPLPAMRDVYTASLFRKASAEAGYHPYSLPAANASKQYTNTYGLQMGPCNFCGYCSGYDCYMYSKASPNINILPALRNDPEFTLITDAHVLRVNLDSDRRKATGVTYLDQRENREKTIEAELVILAAFQFHNVHLMLLSGIGKPYDPVSNTGVVGRNFVYQTITTSRAWLSENQYTNQFIGAGGAGVAIDDFNSDNFDHGPLGFIGGSPIWVNQAGVKPIAAAMTGGGKSAPRWGAGYKAGLVDTYRHSMAMDAHGSNMAYRDVYLDLDPTWKDSYGQPLLRMTFTWKENDIRMNQYVVGKIEPIMKALGARRYELGRLEHGEAFDTRRYQTTHLGGGAVMGTSPQDSALNRYLQSWDVSNVFVIGSNAFPQGMGYNPTGTVAALAYWAAYHIRTQYLSQPGPLVSL
- a CDS encoding c-type cytochrome; this translates as MKRLSFLLATGFTLIGTFAVPPMGHAQTTDHRGLIDQGRYVAEAADCSACHTHDPSAPYAGGNPFVLPIGTLYAPNITPDAQHGIGTYTEADFTRALRKGIGRNGKPLYPAMPFPSYARMTDADIHALWIYFREGVAPLAKAPPANTIPWPLSMRWPMTLWRWAFAPTPKAAMANANRSFGSAEIARGAYLVEGPGHCGACHTPRALTMQEKSLSSDQGSTYLAGGGAVDGWTPVNLRQDDRTGLGRWSEEDIVAFLATGRNQHGSAFGGMSEAIVHGTQHLSDADLHAIARYLKTELPARKKETPWQADMTVANALHEGHLPDHGAQVYVDRCAACHRTDGHGYAPAFPPLAGNPTLMDKDPGSLILIVLRGASVPATAKAQSSLTMPGFGHVLTDQDIADVVTFIRHSWGNTGSAVTADDVRSFRAHNAEWIRNTASNPLN